In Felis catus isolate Fca126 chromosome C2, F.catus_Fca126_mat1.0, whole genome shotgun sequence, a single window of DNA contains:
- the NRIP1 gene encoding nuclear receptor-interacting protein 1: protein MTHGEELGSDVHQDSIVLTYLEGLLMHQAAEGSGTAVDKKSAGHNEDDQNFNISGSAFPTCQSNGPVLNTHSHQGSGMLHLKKARLLQSSEDWNAAKRKRLSDSIVNLNVKKEALLAGMVDNVPKGKQDSTLLASLLQSFSSRLQTVALSQQIRQSLKEQGYALSHDSLKVEKDLRCYGVASSHLKTLLKKSKAKDQKPDTSLPDVTKNLIRDRFPESPHRVGQSGTKVMSEPLSCAARLQAVASMVEKRASPATSPKPSVACSQLALLLSSEAHLQQYSREHALKTQNASQAASERLAAMARLQENGQKDVGSFQLSKGMSSHLNGQARTSSSKLMASKNTTFQNPVGVPSSPKNAGYKNSLERNSIKQAASNSLLLHLLKSQTIPKPMNGHNHSERGSIFEDSSTPTTIDEYSDNNPSFTDDSSGDESSYSNCVPIDLSCKHRIEKPEPDQPVSLDNLTQSLLNTWDPKVPSVDLKEDQDTSKNSKLNSHQKVTLLQLLLGHKNEESVERNSSPQEVHSDVTKFGSQNYTRTSVIESPSTNRTTPVSTPPLLGSSKAESPINLSQHSLVIKWNSPPYACSSQPEKPANTASNHLMDLTKSKESQGEKPVQNEGAQNSATFSASKLLQNLAQCGMQSSAAGEEQRPSKQLLSVNTDKPVGMVDRLNSPLLSNKTNAVEENKAFSSPATGPESGLSGSEIENLLERRTVLQLLLGNPNKGKSEKKEKIPLRDESTQEHTDRALNEQILMVKIKSEPCDDLHIHNTNVHLSHDAKGAPFLGMAPPVQRSTAALPVPEDFKSEPVSPQDFSFSKNGLLSRLLRQNQESYLADDLDNSHRNSELTLLESKNLCMVPKKRKLYTEPLENPFKKMKNNIVDAANSHSASEVLYGSLLNQQELKFNKSDLEFKYPASHGSASDGEHRSWARESKSFNVLKQLLLSENCVRDLSQHRSNSVVESKKKGHKNPVTNSKPEFSISSLNGLMYSSPQPSSCMDSRTFPYPGGVKAPMSPSFPEHMGCAGSRPESGLSNGCSMTSEKGPIKWVITDADKNEYEKDCPRLTKTNPILYYMLQKGGGSVTSRETQDKDIWREPSSAESVSQVTIKEELLPAAETKASFFNLRSPYNSHMGSNASRPHSANGEVYGLLGNVLTIKKESE, encoded by the coding sequence ATGACTCATGGAGAAGAGCTTGGCTCTGATGTGCACCAGGATTCTATTGTTTTAACTTACCTAGAAGGATTACTAATGCATCAGGCAGCAGAGGGATCAGGGACTGCCGTTGACAAAAAGTCTGCTGGGCATAATGAAGACGATCAGAACTTTAACATTTCTGGCAGTGCATTTCCCACCTGTCAAAGTAATGGGCCCGTTCTCAATACACATTCACATCAGGGATCTGGCATGTTGCATCTCAAAAAAGCCAGGCTCTTGCAGTCTTCTGAGGACTGGAACGCAGCGAAGCGGAAGAGGCTGTCTGATTCCATCGTAAATTTAAACGTAAAGAAGGAAGCTTTGCTAGCTGGCATGGTTGACAATGTGCCTAAAGGCAAACAAGATAGCACATTACTGGCCTCTTTGCTTCAGTCATTCAGCTCTAGGCTGCAGACTGTTGCTCTGTCGCAACAAATTAGGCAGAGCCTCAAGGAGCAAGGATATGCCCTCAGTCATGACtccttaaaagtggaaaaagattTAAGGTGCTACGGTGTTGCGTCAAGTCACTTAAAAACTTTGttgaagaaaagtaaagctaAAGATCAAAAGCCCGATACCAGTCTTCCTGACGTAACTAAGAACCTCATCAGAGATCGGTTCCCAGAGTCACCGCATCGTGTTGGACAAAGTGGGACAAAGGTCATGAGCGAACCCTTGTCGTGTGCTGCAAGATTGCAGGCGGTTGCAAGCATGGTGGAAAAAAGGGCTAGTCCTGCCACTTCCCCCAAACCTAGTGTTGCTTGCAGCCAGTTAGCATTACTCCTTTCGAGTGAAGCCCATTTGCAGCAGTATTCTCGAGAACatgctttaaaaacacaaaacgcCAGTCAGGCGGCCAGTGAGAGACTTGCTGCGATGGCCAGATTGCAGGAAAACGGCCAGAAGGATGTTGGCAGTTTCCAGCTCTCAAAAGGAATGTCAAGCCATCTCAATGGTCAGGCAAGAACATCATCAAGCAAACTAATGGCTAGCAAGAATACCACGTTTCAGAATCCGGTGGGtgttccctcttcccccaaaAATGCAGGCTATAAGAACTCACTGGAAAGAAACAGTATAAAACAAGCTGCTAGTAATAGTTTGCTTTTACATCTTCTTAAAAGCCAGACCATACCAAAGCCAATGAACGGACATAATCATAGTGAGAGAGGAAGCATTTTTGAGGATAGCAGTACACCTACAACCATTGATGAGTACTCAGATAACAATCCTAGTTTTACAGATGATAGCAGTGGCGATGAAAGTTCTTATTCCAACTGTGTTCCCATAGACTTGTCCTGCAAACATCGAATTGAGAAACCAGAACCCGACCAGCCTGTTTCTCTAGATAATTTAACTCAGTCCTTGCTAAACACTTGGGATCCCAAAGTCCCCAGTGTCGATCTCAAAGAAGATCAAGATACCTCAAAGAATTCCAAGCTAAATTCGCACCAGAAAGTAACACTTCTTCAATTGCTCCTCGGCCACAAGAATGAAGAAAGCGTCGAAAGAAACAGCAGTCCTCAGGAAGTACACAGTGACGTGACAAAGTTCGGTTCACAGAATTACACGAGGACTTCTGTAATAGAAAGCCCCAGTACAAACAGGACTACCCCAGTGAGCACTCCGCCATTACTGGGATCCTCAAAAGCAGAGTCTCCCATCAACCTTTCCCAACACTCTCTGGTCATCAAATGGAACTCCCCACCATATGCCTGCAGCTCTCAACCTGAAAAGCCAGCAAATACTGCATCTAACCACTTGATGGACCTTACGAAAAGCAAAGAATCGCAAGGAGAGAAACCAGTCCAAAATGAAGGTGCACAAAACTCTGCAACTTTCAGTGCCAGTAAACTGTTACAAAATTTAGCTCAGTGTGGAATGCAGTCTTCCgcagcaggagaagagcagagaccTAGTAAGCAGCTGCTAAGTGTAAACACAGATAAACCTGTAGGCATGGTTGACAGATTAAATAGTCCTCtgctctcaaataaaacaaatgcgGTTGAAGAAAATAAGGCATTTAGCAGTCCAGCAACAGGTCCCGAATCAGGACTTTCTGGttctgaaatagaaaatctgcTTGAAAGGCGCACTGTCCTCCAGTTGCTCCTGGGAAACCCCAACAAAGGGAAgagtgaaaagaaagagaaaattccttTAAGAGATGAAAGCACTCAGGAACACACAGATAGAGctttaaatgaacaaatactgatggtaaaaataaaatctgagccTTGCGATGACTTACATATTCATAATACAAATGTGCACTTGAGCCACGACGCCAAGGGTGCCCCGTTCTTAGGTATGGCTCCTCCCGTGCAGAGAAGCACAGCTGCCTTACCAGTGCCCGAGGACTTTAAATCGGAGCCCGTTTCACCtcaggatttttctttctcaaagaatgGTCTGTTAAGTCGATTGCTCAGACAGAATCAAGAGAGTTACCTGGCAGATGATCTGGACAATAGTCACAGAAATAGTGAACTGACACTTCTAGAATCAAAGAATCTTTGCATGGTTCCTAAGAAAAGGAAGCTTTACACGGAGCCTTTAGAAAATCcgtttaaaaagatgaaaaataacatAGTCGATGCTGCAAACAGTCACAGTGCTTCAGAAGTGTTGTATGGGTCCTTGCTTAACCAGCAAGAGCTGAAATTTAACAAAAGTGATCTTGAATTTAAATATCCTGCCAGCCATGGTTCAGCCAGCGATGGTGAACATAGGAGTTGGGCCAGAGAGAGCAAAAGCTTCAATGTTCTGAAACAGCTGCTTCTCTCAGAAAACTGTGTAAGAGATTTGTCCCAGCACAGGAGTAACTCTGTTGTCGAGAGtaaaaagaaaggacacaaaaatCCTGTGACCAACAGCAAGCCTGAATTcagcatttcttctttaaatggaCTGATGTACAGCTCCCCTCAGCCGAGCAGTTGCATGGATAGCAGGACATTTCCATACCCAGGGGGAGTAAAAGCTCCCATGAGCCCTTCTTTTCCCGAGCACATGGGCTGTGCAGGGTCTAGACCAGAATCTGGGCTTTCGAATGGGTGTTCCATGACCAGTGAGAAGGGACCCATTAAGTGGGTAATCACAGATGCAGATAAGAATGAGTATGAAAAAGACTGTCCCAGACTGACCAAAACTAACCCAATACTGTATTACATGCTTCAGAAGGGAGGCGGTTCTGTTACCAGTCGAGAAACACAGGACAAGGACATTTGGAGGGAGCCCTCATCTGCTGAAAGCGTCTCACAGGTTACAATCAAAGAAGAGTTGCTTCCTGCTGCAGAAACTAAAGCTTCTTTCTTTAATCTCAGAAGCCCTTACAATAGCCATATGGGAAGTAATGCCTCTCGCCCACACAGCGCAAATGGAGAAGTTTATGGACTTCTGGGAAACGTgctaacaataaaaaaagaatcagaataa